A genome region from Methanococcoides burtonii DSM 6242 includes the following:
- the rimK gene encoding 30S ribosomal protein S6--L-glutamate ligase has protein sequence MKIALLSRSRKLYSSRRLIEAAEERGHEIQVIDVLRAYMNITSHKPSIHYKGEELEGFDVVIPRIGASVTFYGASVLRQFEMMGVYPLNESVAITRSRDKLRSLQLLSRKGIGMPVTGYASKPDDIKDVIKMVGGAPLVVKLLEGTQGIGVVLAETQKAAESVIEGFMGVKANILVQEYIKEANGADIRCFVIGGKVVASMKRQAPNGEFRSNLHRGGSAEVIRITPEERSTAVSAAKIMGLNVAGVDLLRSNHGPVVMEVNSSPGLRGIETATGKDIAGMIIEYIEKSGKVGKTKTRGKG, from the coding sequence ATGAAAATAGCTTTATTATCAAGAAGCAGAAAGCTGTACTCATCTCGTCGCTTAATTGAAGCAGCCGAAGAAAGAGGGCATGAAATTCAAGTAATAGATGTATTGAGAGCTTACATGAACATTACTTCTCACAAGCCTTCCATTCACTATAAAGGTGAAGAGCTTGAGGGATTCGATGTGGTCATTCCTCGCATTGGTGCATCTGTGACATTCTATGGTGCTTCTGTCTTGCGACAATTTGAGATGATGGGGGTTTACCCTTTGAACGAATCGGTTGCAATTACCCGTTCCCGAGACAAACTTCGCTCTTTACAGTTACTTTCCCGCAAGGGTATAGGTATGCCTGTGACAGGGTATGCAAGCAAACCTGATGACATTAAAGATGTTATCAAGATGGTCGGTGGTGCTCCCCTTGTTGTTAAACTCCTTGAGGGTACGCAGGGTATTGGTGTAGTACTGGCTGAAACACAAAAGGCTGCAGAAAGTGTGATAGAAGGTTTCATGGGTGTAAAAGCCAATATTCTAGTTCAAGAATACATCAAAGAAGCCAACGGTGCGGACATTCGCTGTTTTGTTATCGGCGGTAAAGTAGTGGCATCCATGAAAAGGCAGGCACCAAATGGTGAATTTCGGTCGAACCTGCACAGGGGAGGGTCGGCAGAGGTCATCAGGATCACACCTGAAGAACGCTCGACAGCTGTAAGTGCTGCAAAGATAATGGGGCTCAATGTTGCGGGTGTTGATCTTTTACGCTCCAATCACGGACCTGTAGTAATGGAAGTCAACTCCAGTCCGGGCTTGAGGGGTATAGAAACTGCAACAGGTAAAGATATTGCAGGCATGATCATTGAATATATTGAAAAGAGTGGCAAAGTCGGTAAGACAAAAACTCGTGGAAAAGGTTGA
- a CDS encoding metallophosphoesterase family protein codes for MKILAIADIHGNFSHLEDIKDKAGEIDVVVISGDITNFGPSSQVDNLKGIFDVPVFAVPGNCDKRDILEVLDNSEIVNLHKNTEKIGEFTFVGIGGSSPTPFNTPFELEEQEIEDALEPMFNACEGDCKDCKSTIVLVSHAPPKGLLDSISGDNVGSVSVAKFIDRSKLVICAHIHEARGFARSGDTFLVNPGMAAEGYAALIELEQDNVSVSFIEA; via the coding sequence ATGAAAATACTTGCAATTGCTGATATACATGGTAACTTTTCCCATCTGGAAGATATTAAAGATAAGGCTGGTGAGATCGATGTAGTAGTCATCAGCGGAGACATTACAAATTTTGGCCCTTCAAGCCAGGTAGATAACTTGAAAGGTATTTTTGACGTACCGGTCTTTGCAGTTCCTGGTAATTGTGATAAAAGGGATATTCTCGAAGTACTTGATAATTCGGAAATAGTAAATTTACACAAGAATACCGAGAAAATAGGAGAGTTCACGTTCGTTGGAATAGGAGGTTCCAGTCCAACCCCATTCAACACTCCTTTCGAACTTGAGGAACAAGAGATCGAAGATGCTCTTGAACCTATGTTCAATGCCTGTGAAGGTGATTGTAAAGATTGTAAAAGCACTATTGTGCTGGTGTCACATGCACCACCAAAGGGACTTCTGGATTCTATTTCAGGGGATAATGTCGGCAGTGTATCGGTTGCTAAGTTCATTGACCGCTCAAAGCTGGTGATCTGTGCACATATCCATGAAGCAAGAGGATTTGCCAGATCGGGAGATACGTTCCTTGTGAATCCCGGGATGGCAGCAGAGGGATATGCGGCTCTTATCGAGCTTGAGCAGGACAATGTGAGCGTATCCTTTATTGAAGCTTAA
- a CDS encoding TIGR00266 family protein, translated as MADDIDYKIHGNEMQLVEIELDQGETVRAEAGAMMFMGDGIKMDTSTGGGLLKGLKRAFSGESFFITSFTQNGKGKGTVAFGAPYPGKIIPIDLASEGGSFLCQKDAFLCAANGVDITVAFSKKIGAGLFGGEGFILQRLKGNGLAFVHAGGTIIKKELAPGETLRIDTGCLVAFSESVNYDIEFVGGFKNALFGGEGIVLATVSGPGTVYLQSLPFSRLADRIAAAIGPNNSSRGEKSGIAGMGENALGGILGGDRNF; from the coding sequence ATGGCAGATGATATTGATTATAAAATACACGGAAACGAAATGCAACTTGTTGAGATAGAACTTGACCAGGGTGAGACAGTAAGGGCCGAAGCAGGTGCAATGATGTTCATGGGAGATGGCATTAAGATGGATACGTCCACCGGAGGAGGGCTGCTTAAAGGTCTGAAACGTGCATTCTCAGGTGAGAGCTTTTTTATAACTTCTTTTACCCAGAACGGAAAAGGCAAGGGTACAGTGGCATTTGGAGCTCCATACCCGGGTAAGATCATACCGATAGACCTTGCATCAGAAGGCGGCAGTTTCCTCTGCCAGAAAGACGCATTTCTATGTGCTGCCAACGGTGTCGATATTACCGTGGCATTCTCGAAAAAGATAGGTGCAGGTCTTTTCGGTGGAGAAGGTTTCATCCTCCAGAGACTCAAAGGAAACGGTCTCGCATTTGTACATGCGGGCGGTACGATAATCAAGAAAGAACTTGCTCCGGGAGAAACACTCCGGATAGATACTGGTTGTCTGGTGGCATTCTCAGAGAGCGTGAACTACGATATAGAGTTCGTAGGTGGTTTCAAGAATGCACTTTTTGGCGGTGAAGGTATTGTTCTGGCAACAGTCTCAGGACCAGGTACGGTATATCTTCAGAGCTTGCCGTTCTCACGCCTTGCTGACAGGATAGCAGCAGCCATCGGTCCCAATAATTCAAGCAGGGGCGAAAAAAGTGGTATTGCCGGCATGGGTGAAAATGCACTAGGCGGTATTCTCGGTGGCGACAGAAATTTCTAA
- a CDS encoding ATP-dependent zinc protease family protein: MSKEDQKLILGWREWVALPELGIHAIKVKVDTGAKTSALHAFNVELYRENGVEMVRFLVHPIQRDQDFQIECIAPLKDRRQVTDSGGHKETRYVIETDAVIASERYTIELTLTDRDTMRFRMLLGRSAMKNIAIVDPGASFINGKLDANSLYGLKHEVNK; this comes from the coding sequence ATGAGTAAAGAAGATCAGAAATTGATACTTGGCTGGAGGGAATGGGTTGCTTTGCCCGAGCTGGGCATACATGCTATCAAAGTAAAAGTGGATACCGGAGCCAAGACATCAGCACTACATGCTTTTAATGTAGAGCTTTACAGGGAAAATGGCGTTGAGATGGTTAGATTTTTGGTCCATCCGATACAAAGGGATCAAGATTTCCAGATCGAATGCATAGCACCCCTAAAGGACCGACGGCAGGTAACTGATTCCGGTGGTCACAAAGAAACTCGTTATGTTATCGAAACAGATGCTGTGATAGCATCTGAACGATATACAATTGAATTAACACTTACAGACCGCGATACAATGCGTTTCAGGATGTTATTGGGTCGTAGCGCAATGAAAAATATAGCAATAGTTGATCCAGGTGCATCATTCATAAATGGAAAACTTGATGCAAACTCACTATATGGTCTGAAACATGAGGTTAACAAATGA
- a CDS encoding META domain-containing protein, giving the protein MSGLTEVLPASKSVVPGPENYKLTFNLDGTYSIKTDCNHGVGGHTLDGSELTLASGPMTLAYFSPDSQDSQYLSLLSNVTTVSMENDQLVLGIRENGEKMLFVKVDVFEQ; this is encoded by the coding sequence TTGTCTGGGTTGACTGAGGTACTTCCAGCTAGCAAGTCAGTAGTTCCTGGTCCGGAAAACTACAAACTTACTTTTAACTTGGATGGAACCTACTCAATAAAAACAGACTGCAATCATGGTGTCGGGGGCCACACACTGGATGGAAGTGAACTTACATTAGCATCAGGTCCAATGACGCTTGCATACTTTAGTCCAGATTCGCAGGATAGTCAGTATCTCTCCCTGCTGAGCAATGTAACAACTGTCTCAATGGAAAATGATCAGCTTGTTCTCGGCATCAGGGAGAATGGTGAGAAAATGCTTTTTGTAAAAGTAGACGTATTTGAGCAGTGA
- a CDS encoding MBL fold metallo-hydrolase, whose amino-acid sequence MDMKITFLGTGVAIPQKDRVQSGVLIEYGENKVLFDCGGGILNRIFESGVLHTEIDTIVLSHLHLDHVADVMCLLKANWLCEKLDAVIYGPVGTQEWLGRLMAIYPYMKVKVNVEVREVVAGEEFELSQGCNVRCTDGIHSVPSLGYRVEHDGEVVVYSGDTEPCDSIMKLAQGADMLIHECSFPLDFPMTNHATPDMLRPYLENSDISKVYLTHLYPHMQGHEKETLEYIKEKYEGEVHIASDLMTVEL is encoded by the coding sequence ATGGACATGAAGATTACATTTCTTGGAACTGGTGTGGCGATACCACAGAAAGATAGGGTACAGTCGGGTGTACTGATCGAGTATGGGGAAAATAAGGTGCTTTTCGATTGCGGGGGTGGTATTCTCAATAGGATATTCGAAAGTGGGGTATTGCATACGGAGATTGATACCATTGTACTTTCACATTTGCACCTTGACCATGTAGCAGATGTCATGTGTTTGCTTAAAGCCAACTGGCTTTGTGAGAAGCTTGATGCGGTTATCTATGGGCCTGTGGGGACGCAGGAATGGTTGGGGAGGCTGATGGCTATCTATCCCTACATGAAAGTAAAGGTCAATGTCGAGGTTCGGGAAGTTGTAGCAGGTGAGGAATTTGAACTTTCACAGGGGTGCAACGTCCGATGTACTGACGGGATACACAGTGTGCCTTCGCTTGGATATCGGGTGGAGCATGATGGTGAGGTTGTTGTCTATTCAGGAGACACTGAGCCGTGTGATAGCATCATGAAGCTGGCACAAGGTGCCGATATGCTCATTCATGAATGCTCGTTCCCGCTGGATTTTCCGATGACCAATCACGCCACACCTGACATGTTGCGACCATATCTTGAAAATTCCGACATCTCAAAGGTATACCTGACCCATCTTTATCCTCATATGCAGGGGCATGAAAAAGAGACTCTCGAATACATAAAAGAAAAGTATGAGGGGGAAGTACACATTGCTTCCGACCTCATGACGGTAGAGCTTTGA